The genomic window GCATCGACGATCCGGGGGCGCTCGGAGATCCAGACGCGATCCTTGATTTGCCCGCGTCTGTTGAAGACACCGCGCCGTTTACGACGCCTCTTGTGAACCCGCAGATGGGTGTAGAGCGTGCCGCCTGCACGTTTATCGGCGTAGATGTGCTGATAAATGCGTTCATGGCTCACAGGGGCAAGGCCTTTGAGCCGCATCACACCGTTGATCTGTTCGGGGCTCCAGTCCTGACGCAGACCAGCCTCGACAATCCGCCATTGCTGCCGTGAAACCCGGCGCCGTCCAAGACGGATACGCCGCGACATGCTGAAGCGTTGGGCTTGTCTGGCGTGATATCCACGCAGGCCGGCATTGCGCCGAACTTCCCGGCTGATGGTCGACTTGTGACATCCGATCCGGC from Rhodophyticola sp. CCM32 includes these protein-coding regions:
- a CDS encoding IS30 family transposase, with amino-acid sequence MLLCCSPTEVKEHRMRAYRRLTEDDRIEIYAALTAGESQAGIARRIGCHKSTISREVRRNAGLRGYHARQAQRFSMSRRIRLGRRRVSRQQWRIVEAGLRQDWSPEQINGVMRLKGLAPVSHERIYQHIYADKRAGGTLYTHLRVHKRRRKRRGVFNRRGQIKDRVWISERPRIVDARARIGDWEVDTIIGRQKRCSLDHNDRTQIPPMQGRSGQRSQGKIGTASHLTHARAFAGPRPHTDL